In one Pempheris klunzingeri isolate RE-2024b chromosome 8, fPemKlu1.hap1, whole genome shotgun sequence genomic region, the following are encoded:
- the onecutl gene encoding one cut domain, family member, like, whose translation MDGSLGEMSLHSHSDVAHSQDGRAMLHSRDLSAAFPRPSLGGPSVSLEHEPRPPGFDHSMSALGYSGDSPSSTGSTYTTLTPLQPFDDKFHHHHHHHHPCLPVSNVIGSFTLMREDRAHLSTNFYNPYGKDLAMSQSLSPPSTGSGLGSSMHGYGSLGNSTNGNGGQMLHGGYDVHGGGLFCRTSDFGREMSPPGLGGGDVSVGHQLNKMDAHQHAPSHHPHIYSQHYQPHHHPSQQASKMGEHQHSSSSASSSPGEGMLPGGGGGGGEEINTRDVAQRIITELKRYSIPQAIFAERVLCRSQGTLSDLLRNPKPWGKLKSGRETFKRMSRWLQEPEFQRMASLRLEACKRKEQEQSKLERNQGPKRTRLVFTDLQRRTLLAIFRENHRPTKELQVTISQQLGLELSTVSNFFMNARRRNINKWADEGRPSSTGSSGSSVSSSAVSCSTA comes from the exons ATGGATGGGAGTCTAGGGGAGATGTCCCTCCACAGCCACTCAGACGTGGCTCACAGCCAGGATGGCAGGGCCATGCTGCACTCCCGGGACCTTTCAGCTGCTTTCCCCAGGCCTTCCCTGGGGGGCCCCTCCGTGTCTCTGGAGCACGAGCCCCGTCCACCAGGTTTCGACCACTCCATGTCGGCATTGGGCTACAGCGGCGACTCCCCGTCCAGCACCGGCAGCACCTACACCACCCTGACCCCCCTGCAGCCATTTGACGACAAgttccaccaccaccaccaccatcaccaccccTGCCTCCCCGTCAGCAACGTCATTGGCAGCTTCACCCTCATGCGCGAGGACCGAGCCCACCTTAGCACCAACTTCTACAACCCTTATGGCAAAGACCTGGCCATGTCCCAAAGCCTGTCCCCCCCCTCCACGGGTTCGGGTCTGGGCTCCTCCATGCACGGCTACGGCAGCTTGGGCAACAGCACCAATGGCAACGGTGGCCAGATGCTCCACGGCGGCTACGATGTCCATGGCGGGGGGCTCTTCTGCCGGACATCGGATTTTGGCCGTGAGATGTCTCCACCGGGCCTTGGAGGGGGCGACGTGTCAGTGGGGCATCAGCTGAACAAAATGGATGCTCACCAGCACGCCCCCAGCCACCACCCTCACATCTACAGCCAGCACTACCAGCCCCACCATCACCCGAGCCAGCAGGCCTCCAAGATGGGCGAGCACCAGCACTCCTCATCCTCCGCCTCATCCTCGCCCGGCGAGGGCATGCTGCCGGGCGGCGGAGGTGGAGGCGGGGAGGAGATCAACACCAGGGATGTGGCCCAGAGGATCATCACAGAGCTGAAGAGGTACAGCATCCCCCAGGCCATCTTCGCCGAGAGGGTTCTGTGTAGGTCACAGGGCACCCTGTCTGACCTCCTGAGGAACCCCAAGCCCTGGGGCAAGCTCAAGTCTGGCCGCGAGACCTTTAAGAGGATGTCCCGCTGGCTCCAGGAGCCCGAGTTTCAAAGAATGGCCTCACTCCGGCTAGAGG CCTGCAAGCGgaaggagcaggagcagagcaAACTGGAACGAAACCAGGGCCCGAAGCGCACCAGACTCGTGTTCACAGACCTGCAGCGGCGCACGCTCCTGGCCATCTTCAGGGAGAACCATCGCCCAACCAAAGAGCTGCAGGTCACCATCTCACAGCAGCTGGGCCTGGAGCTCTCCACTGTCAGCAACTTCTTCATGAACGCCCGCCGACGCAACATCAACAAGTGGGCAGACGAGGGCCGTCCCTCCTCCACGGGGTCCTCGGGCTCCAGcgtttcctcctctgcagtgtCCTGCAGCACGGCATGA